A window from Deltaproteobacteria bacterium encodes these proteins:
- a CDS encoding GAF domain-containing protein: protein MHSPNPDRRKTGIPSAGYLPWGSHFCQFYRTKKDLLDVLVPYFSAGLENNESCVWVASGALRESDMRKALAKAVPDFGAREAAGQMAIVPFRRWQARGGKSGKVVISGLDKAIAAGFEGLRLACDFLPRKDGGKFFNPCGTDVISGNNVIAVFAYPRGSFDALGLMEAVKNHRFALVRDAGRWEVIESSEARTAKDDLKRSEEKLASLFSNMSEGFAYCRIVLDSRGKPADCVILQVNDNFEKMTGLDAEDVLGKRATEVIPGIEKEPVGWIEKFGNVAMTGDPVRFESYSEALKRWYDVSAFSPHKGYFAVTFSDVTGRKLVESAIGLRNRALNGINRIFHETMVPSTEEEFGRKCLSVAEDVTGSRFGFIGEIGPDGLLHDLAISDPGWEVCRMRDKTGHRMPPWDFKVHGLYGRVIIHGKSFFTNEPASHPDSIGIPEGHPGLTAFLGVPLIHGGSTVGMVCVGNREGGYNTEHMEALEALAAAISQSLMHKRAEEALRRATEDWEQTFNTVPDLIALLDCRHRIVRVNKAMADRLGLRPEQCVGKNCYEAVHGVGEPPTVCPHIMTCQDGREHVAEVHEPRLGGDFVVSTTPVIDRQGHVVGAVHVAREITERKRMEEALRSSLEEKEILLKELAHRTKNNMQVVASLISLQAAASSDKILLAALADTQDRIRAMALVHEKLYRSGNVSSLNMKDYVRDLAGSLLLAHQGSGGPVKTELDLDDLRFALDHALPCGLVINELVSNSLKHAFPHGEPGTIFLSFKRGRGGVELIYRDDGPGLPPGLDPARVDSLGLKLVYNLAVRQLRGKMELRREPVTEFVFLFGGFEQQERK, encoded by the coding sequence GTGCATTCCCCCAATCCGGACCGCCGGAAAACAGGGATTCCGTCCGCAGGCTACCTGCCCTGGGGGAGCCACTTCTGCCAGTTCTATCGTACAAAGAAGGATCTTCTGGACGTCCTCGTCCCTTACTTCAGTGCGGGCCTGGAAAACAACGAGTCATGCGTCTGGGTCGCCTCCGGGGCGCTGCGCGAATCGGATATGAGAAAAGCGCTGGCGAAAGCCGTTCCCGATTTCGGCGCTCGTGAAGCCGCGGGGCAGATGGCGATCGTTCCGTTCCGCCGGTGGCAGGCGAGGGGAGGAAAGTCCGGCAAAGTCGTCATTTCCGGGCTCGACAAGGCGATCGCCGCGGGGTTCGAGGGCCTCCGGCTCGCGTGCGATTTCCTTCCCCGCAAGGATGGCGGCAAATTTTTCAATCCTTGCGGTACGGATGTCATTTCCGGGAACAACGTGATCGCGGTGTTTGCGTATCCCAGGGGTTCGTTCGACGCGCTGGGTCTCATGGAGGCGGTCAAGAACCACAGGTTCGCGTTGGTCAGGGACGCAGGAAGATGGGAGGTCATCGAGAGCTCGGAAGCCCGGACCGCGAAGGATGATCTGAAACGGAGCGAGGAAAAGCTCGCATCACTTTTCAGCAACATGTCAGAAGGATTCGCCTATTGCCGGATCGTCCTTGATTCCCGTGGGAAGCCGGCGGATTGCGTGATTCTCCAGGTCAACGACAACTTCGAAAAGATGACCGGCCTCGATGCGGAAGACGTCCTCGGCAAACGTGCCACGGAAGTAATCCCGGGCATCGAAAAGGAGCCTGTCGGCTGGATCGAAAAATTCGGAAATGTCGCCATGACCGGCGATCCGGTCCGGTTCGAAAGCTATTCGGAAGCGCTGAAGCGGTGGTACGACGTCTCCGCCTTCAGCCCGCACAAGGGGTATTTCGCAGTAACGTTCAGCGACGTAACCGGTCGAAAACTTGTCGAGAGCGCCATCGGGCTCCGGAACCGGGCCCTTAACGGGATCAATAGGATCTTCCACGAAACCATGGTCCCGTCGACGGAGGAGGAGTTCGGGCGCAAGTGCCTGTCCGTCGCGGAAGATGTGACCGGGAGCAGGTTCGGTTTCATCGGCGAGATCGGCCCGGACGGACTTCTGCACGACCTCGCCATAAGCGACCCGGGATGGGAAGTATGCAGGATGCGGGATAAAACCGGGCACCGCATGCCACCTTGGGACTTCAAGGTCCACGGCCTGTACGGAAGGGTGATTATCCACGGAAAAAGCTTTTTCACGAACGAGCCGGCGTCTCACCCGGACAGCATCGGCATCCCGGAGGGGCATCCCGGTCTGACGGCCTTCCTCGGTGTGCCATTGATCCACGGCGGAAGCACCGTCGGGATGGTGTGTGTGGGGAACCGCGAAGGGGGTTATAACACGGAGCATATGGAAGCGCTGGAAGCCCTCGCCGCGGCGATCTCCCAGTCCCTTATGCACAAGCGGGCTGAGGAGGCGCTGCGCCGTGCGACGGAAGACTGGGAACAGACTTTCAACACGGTTCCCGATCTTATTGCGCTCCTTGATTGCCGGCACAGGATAGTCCGCGTGAATAAAGCCATGGCGGACAGGCTCGGGTTGAGGCCGGAACAATGCGTCGGAAAGAATTGCTACGAGGCCGTCCACGGCGTCGGCGAGCCGCCCACCGTATGTCCTCATATAATGACCTGCCAGGATGGTCGGGAGCACGTCGCCGAAGTGCATGAACCCCGTCTCGGGGGAGACTTCGTTGTCAGCACTACGCCGGTGATCGACAGGCAGGGACATGTCGTCGGCGCGGTGCACGTCGCCCGCGAAATAACCGAGCGCAAGAGGATGGAGGAGGCGCTTCGGTCGTCGCTGGAGGAAAAGGAAATCCTTCTGAAGGAACTCGCGCACCGGACGAAGAACAACATGCAGGTCGTCGCGAGCCTCATCAGCCTCCAGGCCGCGGCGTCGTCGGACAAGATATTGCTTGCCGCGCTGGCGGACACGCAGGACAGGATCCGGGCCATGGCCCTCGTGCACGAAAAGCTCTACCGGTCCGGGAACGTCTCCTCGCTTAACATGAAAGATTACGTGCGGGACCTTGCCGGCTCCCTGCTGCTTGCCCACCAGGGGAGCGGCGGGCCCGTGAAGACCGAACTGGACCTCGACGATCTCAGGTTTGCCCTCGACCACGCCCTGCCTTGCGGACTGGTCATCAACGAACTGGTTTCCAATTCGCTGAAACATGCCTTTCCGCATGGTGAACCGGGAACCATTTTCCTGTCCTTTAAACGGGGCCGCGGGGGCGTGGAGTTGATTTACAGGGACGACGGGCCGGGTTTGCCGCCCGGCCTCGACCCGGCCCGGGTCGATTCGCTCGGATTGAAGCTGGTGTACAACCTTGCGGTGCGGCAACTTCGGGGGAAGATGGAGCTCCGGCGGGAACCCGTAACGGAATTCGTCTTCCTTTTCGGCGGATTCGAACAACAGGAAAGGAAATGA
- a CDS encoding response regulator: MAKSILIVEDEIINAMALSETLPRWGFRVTDMVTSGEDAIRAAEAHRPDVILMDISIHGSIDGLGAAKEIIGRLGIPVIFMTGYNDEETVNAAKELKPLAFLVKPLDVSRLMELLEGI, encoded by the coding sequence TTGGCCAAGAGCATCCTTATCGTCGAGGACGAGATCATAAACGCGATGGCTCTCTCCGAAACGCTTCCGCGATGGGGCTTCCGGGTGACGGACATGGTGACGAGCGGGGAAGACGCCATACGCGCGGCGGAAGCCCATAGGCCCGACGTCATCCTGATGGATATCAGCATCCACGGCTCCATCGACGGGCTCGGGGCGGCGAAGGAGATCATCGGCCGCCTCGGCATCCCCGTGATTTTCATGACAGGCTACAACGACGAGGAAACGGTGAATGCGGCGAAGGAATTGAAGCCGCTTGCCTTCCTCGTGAAACCGCTGGACGTCTCCCGCCTGATGGAACTGCTCGAAGGCATATAG
- a CDS encoding DUF1059 domain-containing protein translates to MRNRTGIDPHHKKTCGQCSTPAENDGRRNDMFISINCREIGMDCDFVVHGDTEDSVMEMIMRHVNDVHAEDWYETEELYRVAMMKIREKAA, encoded by the coding sequence ATGCGGAACCGCACGGGGATCGATCCGCATCACAAGAAAACGTGCGGGCAGTGTTCAACGCCTGCGGAAAACGACGGCCGGAGAAACGATATGTTCATATCGATAAATTGCAGGGAGATCGGGATGGATTGCGATTTCGTCGTCCACGGAGATACGGAAGACTCGGTTATGGAGATGATTATGCGGCACGTGAACGACGTGCACGCCGAAGATTGGTACGAAACCGAGGAACTCTACAGGGTAGCAATGATGAAAATCCGGGAGAAAGCCGCATAA
- a CDS encoding fructose-bisphosphate aldolase class I, with the protein MPDRELENVARSLVAPGKGILAADESAPTIEKRFKSVGVASTEENRRAYRELLFTTPAIEEFISGVILFDETIRQKTRHGLPFPKLLERRGIIPGIKVDLGAKPLAGFPGEKITEGLDGLRERLAEYRSLGARFAKWRAVISIGDGIPTMACLKANAHALARYAALCQGGGLIPIVEPEVLMDGPHTIERCGEATAATLAMLFIELAEHHVSLEAILLKPNMVLSGKECPVQAGAKEVALATASWLRPHVPPPVPGIVFLSGGQSPEAATEHLSLMNTLGNHPWELSFSFGRALQDPVLSAWKGDPANAAKAQRAFLHRARCNGEARYGRYTRDMEKSAA; encoded by the coding sequence ATGCCGGACAGAGAACTGGAAAACGTCGCACGATCCCTCGTCGCCCCAGGCAAGGGAATCCTGGCCGCGGACGAAAGCGCTCCGACCATCGAGAAACGGTTTAAAAGCGTGGGAGTCGCATCCACGGAGGAAAATCGGAGGGCATACCGGGAACTCCTTTTTACGACTCCGGCGATCGAGGAATTCATCAGCGGCGTGATCCTTTTCGACGAAACGATCCGGCAAAAGACCCGGCACGGGTTGCCCTTCCCGAAACTGCTTGAACGAAGGGGGATTATTCCCGGGATCAAGGTAGACCTGGGGGCGAAGCCGCTTGCCGGTTTTCCAGGAGAGAAAATTACGGAAGGGCTGGACGGCTTGCGGGAACGGCTCGCGGAATACCGTTCCCTCGGCGCCCGCTTCGCCAAATGGCGCGCCGTAATTTCCATAGGCGACGGCATCCCGACCATGGCCTGCCTGAAGGCGAACGCGCATGCGCTTGCGCGTTACGCCGCATTGTGCCAGGGGGGCGGTCTCATTCCGATCGTCGAGCCCGAAGTGCTCATGGACGGTCCTCACACCATAGAGCGGTGCGGTGAGGCGACCGCCGCGACGCTTGCCATGTTGTTCATCGAACTGGCCGAGCACCACGTCAGCCTGGAAGCGATCCTCCTCAAGCCGAACATGGTCCTGTCGGGCAAGGAGTGCCCGGTGCAGGCCGGCGCGAAGGAGGTCGCCCTCGCCACCGCGAGCTGGCTGCGGCCCCACGTTCCGCCTCCCGTTCCGGGCATCGTCTTCCTGTCGGGCGGACAGAGCCCGGAAGCTGCAACGGAACACTTGAGCCTGATGAACACCCTCGGAAACCACCCCTGGGAGCTCAGCTTCTCCTTCGGCAGGGCGCTTCAGGACCCGGTCCTCAGTGCATGGAAGGGGGACCCCGCAAACGCCGCCAAAGCGCAGCGAGCCTTCCTGCACCGTGCGCGTTGCAACGGTGAGGCGCGTTACGGAAGATACACCCGGGATATGGAGAAATCCGCCGCCTGA
- a CDS encoding glycine zipper 2TM domain-containing protein produces MRMKIAVIAPIILALALGGCANTMGPKETGGTLIGGATGALVGSQIGSGRGRLLGVAVGTMAGALIGREIGSSLDRADRVEMERTAQYSLEHNRTDEPGSWRNPDSGHSGSITPKKTYRTAEGRYCREYQQTVIIGGEEHQAYGTACRQPDGTWKIVK; encoded by the coding sequence ATGAGAATGAAAATAGCCGTTATCGCACCGATCATATTGGCCTTGGCGCTTGGGGGATGCGCAAACACCATGGGGCCCAAGGAAACGGGAGGAACCCTCATCGGCGGCGCCACGGGAGCGCTGGTGGGCTCGCAGATCGGCAGCGGGAGGGGAAGGCTTCTCGGGGTCGCCGTCGGCACGATGGCAGGCGCGCTGATCGGCCGGGAAATCGGCAGTTCCCTCGACAGGGCGGACCGCGTCGAGATGGAGAGGACCGCGCAGTACAGCCTTGAGCATAACAGGACCGACGAGCCCGGCTCGTGGAGAAATCCGGACAGCGGGCATTCAGGCTCGATCACTCCGAAGAAGACGTACAGGACGGCCGAAGGGCGGTATTGCAGGGAGTATCAGCAGACGGTCATCATCGGAGGCGAGGAGCACCAGGCATACGGAACGGCGTGCAGGCAGCCGGACGGAACATGGAAGATCGTCAAGTGA
- a CDS encoding alcohol dehydrogenase catalytic domain-containing protein, whose amino-acid sequence MKAAVCESFGKPLVMSELPVPDPGPDEALIRVAACGVCHSDLHLVDGDWKDWGTPLPIVPGHEVTGIVERTGAGVKGLSPGDRVGVPWMQYACGDCPPCRAGAEMLCAVQRSTGVTVNGGYAEYVTAPAAFTHMIPEGLDLVDAAPLLCAGITVFAPLRRAGNLAGKTVAVAGIGGLGHLGIRMASAMGATVVAILRGEEKYGLARKMGAREIVDTEKEKIGKRLSAMGGADLILLTGISAKLFEQCIPGIGPNGTLVVLAAIAEKASLIPAGLITGQKNICGSVIGTRDDMDAMLRFAADHGIAPMVERHPLDNANEVLQKLRVGKVRLRAVLIP is encoded by the coding sequence ATGAAAGCCGCAGTATGCGAATCGTTCGGAAAACCGCTGGTCATGTCGGAGCTGCCCGTTCCGGATCCGGGCCCGGACGAAGCGCTGATCCGGGTGGCCGCCTGCGGGGTATGCCACAGCGATCTCCATCTCGTCGATGGAGACTGGAAGGACTGGGGGACGCCCCTGCCAATCGTGCCCGGCCACGAGGTGACGGGAATCGTGGAGAGGACGGGCGCAGGCGTGAAAGGCCTCTCGCCGGGCGACAGGGTGGGTGTGCCGTGGATGCAGTACGCCTGCGGCGATTGTCCCCCGTGCCGCGCCGGAGCGGAAATGCTCTGCGCGGTCCAGAGAAGCACCGGCGTCACCGTGAACGGCGGCTATGCCGAATACGTCACGGCGCCGGCGGCTTTCACGCACATGATACCCGAAGGGCTCGACCTCGTGGACGCGGCGCCGCTTCTTTGCGCAGGCATCACGGTTTTCGCGCCGTTGCGCCGGGCGGGCAACCTTGCGGGGAAAACCGTCGCGGTCGCGGGGATCGGCGGCCTGGGACACCTGGGCATACGGATGGCGTCGGCCATGGGAGCGACGGTCGTGGCGATTCTGCGGGGTGAGGAGAAATACGGCCTCGCGCGCAAGATGGGCGCCCGGGAGATTGTCGACACCGAAAAGGAAAAAATCGGGAAACGCCTCTCCGCAATGGGAGGAGCGGACCTTATCCTGCTGACGGGAATATCCGCAAAGCTGTTCGAGCAATGCATCCCGGGCATCGGGCCAAACGGAACGCTGGTGGTTCTGGCAGCCATCGCGGAAAAAGCGTCGCTGATCCCCGCCGGGCTCATTACGGGGCAAAAAAATATCTGCGGCTCCGTCATCGGCACGCGGGACGACATGGATGCCATGCTGCGATTCGCCGCCGATCACGGAATCGCCCCCATGGTGGAGCGCCATCCTCTCGATAATGCCAACGAGGTCCTGCAAAAACTGCGCGTGGGGAAAGTGCGCCTTAGGGCAGTCCTGATTCCTTAG
- a CDS encoding PAS domain S-box protein: MAAILAISAALQFLAAFLSVRFVYHRRLGRPWLLVSVALIILGGLRLSTLFAGYYDPDQAILDSGIETISLLVALLLVCGFALTERWFLLKERLEGRFMLLSEVDRSLVGILDENRIMSVVCEVLCRQKGYRLAWIGSGEPDGSVRIVKSAGKGEAFLFEAGIRWDDTPKGQGVTGTALRTGKPCVVNRVDADPGMAEWKSALSEGGIHRAVSVRIESGGQPALALTVYADSRSAFSGLEIEGFLALAYRVGQAIQSARRHEFFVAAKSAYDDLLRTQRDGVILVRGGRIVRVNPSASSMLAYPDGEELVGADPAIILKEPEACPEHSGVLRCGTGEGGRFKGEAEIARKDGSVFFGELAVTWLARTNRKSNFFPKYDGPLGMIILRDITGRKLVLEDLRRQRDFSEKMLDIAGVLIAQMNPRGEIVLINRQFEEMTGYAWSQVSGQEMAGLLISGSCRAAYRRNFDRIVEGEVSQNVEFPLVTTAGEERLVVWNHALLRNPEGNAISVVATGTDVTESRRLERQIIQMQKMEAVGTLAGGIAHDFNNILTGIMGNLDLAAKVVPPESLAAIPVQESIKASERAANMVRQLLDFSRRSPSERRAIDLGKVGREVADLVAQTIDRRIEMDICAADGLWLAMADPNQAHQVLMNLCVNARDAIMERAEGKQSGEPPDGGYRIRIVTSNFTVGDEYCRQYPYARKGDYVVVSISDNGAGMDEATQRRVFEPFFTTKKLGRGTGLGLSTVYGIVKQHEGWVNLESRPGKGTTFHAYLPRAEAGAEEEKSRAGEVAREKMGKETILLVDDEEMIRTLGRQVLEVHGYSVLVAADGQEAADLYSAHRDRIDLTILDLSMPYLSGSEVLERIRGMNPGAKVIMSSGHPSRETSRASAFLPKPYRADKLTRIVRDVLDRSS; encoded by the coding sequence TTGGCCGCCATTCTTGCCATTTCCGCCGCGCTTCAGTTCCTTGCGGCGTTCCTCTCCGTCCGGTTCGTTTACCATCGGCGGCTGGGCCGCCCCTGGCTGCTGGTTTCCGTTGCATTGATCATCCTCGGCGGACTTCGGCTTTCCACGCTGTTCGCGGGATATTACGACCCGGACCAGGCCATTCTCGATTCGGGAATCGAAACCATCTCCCTTCTCGTAGCCCTCCTGCTGGTCTGCGGATTCGCGCTGACGGAACGGTGGTTCCTCCTTAAGGAGCGGCTTGAAGGAAGATTCATGCTGCTTTCCGAAGTCGACCGTTCCCTGGTAGGAATTCTCGACGAGAACCGGATCATGTCCGTCGTGTGCGAGGTGTTGTGCCGGCAGAAAGGGTATCGTCTCGCCTGGATCGGCTCCGGAGAGCCCGACGGCAGCGTGCGGATAGTGAAATCCGCCGGAAAGGGCGAGGCCTTCCTTTTCGAAGCGGGGATCCGCTGGGACGACACCCCAAAGGGTCAAGGCGTCACCGGAACGGCGCTGCGGACCGGCAAGCCATGCGTCGTCAACCGGGTTGATGCCGATCCGGGGATGGCCGAGTGGAAAAGCGCTCTGTCGGAAGGCGGCATACACAGGGCCGTTTCCGTCCGCATCGAATCCGGCGGGCAGCCGGCTCTGGCTCTGACCGTTTATGCGGACTCGCGGTCCGCGTTCTCCGGCCTGGAAATCGAAGGGTTCCTCGCGCTTGCGTACCGCGTCGGCCAGGCGATCCAGAGCGCGAGGAGGCACGAATTCTTCGTAGCTGCGAAAAGCGCCTACGACGATCTATTGAGGACGCAAAGGGACGGGGTGATCCTTGTGAGGGGGGGGCGGATCGTGCGGGTTAATCCTTCCGCGTCGTCCATGCTTGCCTATCCGGATGGGGAGGAACTGGTCGGGGCGGATCCGGCTATCATCCTGAAGGAGCCGGAGGCTTGCCCGGAACATTCCGGCGTCCTGCGATGCGGCACCGGGGAGGGAGGAAGGTTCAAGGGGGAAGCGGAGATAGCCAGGAAGGACGGTTCCGTATTCTTCGGCGAACTCGCCGTTACGTGGCTGGCAAGGACCAACAGGAAATCGAACTTCTTTCCGAAGTACGACGGTCCGCTCGGCATGATAATCCTGAGGGACATCACCGGCAGGAAATTGGTCCTGGAGGACCTGCGAAGGCAGCGTGACTTCTCCGAGAAGATGCTCGACATCGCCGGGGTCCTCATCGCCCAGATGAATCCCCGGGGCGAAATCGTCCTGATAAATCGTCAGTTCGAAGAGATGACGGGCTACGCGTGGAGCCAGGTCTCCGGCCAGGAGATGGCGGGCCTCCTGATTTCCGGCTCGTGCCGGGCGGCCTACCGAAGGAACTTCGACCGGATCGTCGAAGGCGAGGTTTCGCAGAACGTGGAATTTCCTCTCGTGACCACCGCCGGGGAGGAGCGGCTGGTCGTCTGGAATCATGCCCTCTTGAGGAACCCGGAGGGAAACGCGATTTCGGTCGTCGCCACGGGCACCGACGTCACGGAAAGCCGCCGCCTCGAACGGCAGATCATACAGATGCAGAAGATGGAGGCGGTGGGGACGCTCGCGGGAGGCATCGCGCACGACTTCAACAATATCCTCACGGGAATCATGGGCAACCTCGATCTTGCCGCGAAAGTCGTGCCGCCGGAGTCGCTCGCGGCGATTCCGGTGCAGGAATCGATCAAGGCGTCGGAGCGGGCGGCGAATATGGTCCGGCAGCTTCTCGACTTTTCACGGCGGTCCCCCTCGGAAAGGAGGGCGATCGATCTCGGGAAGGTGGGCCGTGAGGTTGCGGATCTCGTCGCACAGACGATCGACCGGCGAATAGAAATGGATATCTGCGCCGCGGATGGCTTATGGCTCGCGATGGCCGACCCCAACCAGGCGCACCAGGTCCTGATGAACCTCTGCGTGAACGCCAGGGACGCGATCATGGAGCGGGCGGAAGGGAAGCAGTCCGGGGAACCGCCCGACGGCGGATACAGGATCCGGATAGTCACGAGTAACTTCACGGTGGGCGACGAGTATTGCCGCCAGTACCCTTACGCGCGCAAGGGCGACTACGTCGTCGTGTCTATTTCGGACAACGGGGCGGGAATGGACGAGGCGACGCAGCGCCGGGTGTTCGAGCCGTTCTTCACGACCAAAAAGCTGGGGAGGGGCACCGGACTCGGTCTTTCCACCGTGTACGGAATCGTCAAGCAGCACGAGGGTTGGGTAAACCTCGAAAGCCGGCCGGGCAAGGGGACCACGTTCCACGCGTACCTGCCGCGGGCGGAAGCAGGGGCGGAGGAGGAAAAATCCCGGGCGGGGGAAGTCGCCAGGGAAAAAATGGGCAAGGAGACGATCCTTCTCGTGGACGACGAGGAGATGATTCGCACGCTCGGCCGGCAGGTTCTCGAGGTGCACGGTTATTCGGTGCTGGTCGCGGCGGACGGCCAGGAGGCCGCCGACCTGTATTCCGCGCACCGCGACCGGATCGACCTCACGATCCTGGACCTTTCGATGCCGTACCTGTCGGGGAGCGAGGTCCTGGAGCGGATCCGCGGGATGAACCCGGGAGCCAAGGTCATAATGTCCAGCGGGCACCCGTCAAGGGAGACGTCACGCGCGTCCGCTTTCCTGCCGAAACCGTACCGCGCCGACAAGCTGACCCGCATCGTGCGGGACGTCCTCGACCGTTCGTCCTAG
- a CDS encoding AAA family ATPase, which produces MSLLIAVAGKGGTGKTTCSALLLRALLASGVRPLLAVDADPNANLHLLLGIPPPKGLGSIREELLDSPGGATSKEERLEAMVQQRVSEGKDVDLISMGRGEGPGCYCFVNNLLRRSLARLAGGYAAVVVDNEAGMEHLSRRNLRSIDHLVLVADPSPRGLAAACAVLELASDLSLPVGKAWLLLNRPYAAGASGKPSAFPAPLLAEIPHDPSLPGWEDAGRSFLDLPDSSPAAAAVAGAIRGLLAGRTN; this is translated from the coding sequence ATGAGCCTCCTGATCGCCGTCGCGGGAAAGGGAGGAACGGGGAAGACCACCTGCTCCGCCCTTCTTCTGCGCGCGCTGCTCGCATCGGGAGTCCGCCCGCTGCTGGCGGTGGACGCCGACCCCAACGCCAATCTTCACCTCCTACTCGGAATCCCGCCGCCTAAAGGGCTCGGCTCCATCAGGGAAGAACTGCTGGATTCCCCCGGCGGCGCGACTTCCAAGGAGGAACGGCTCGAGGCGATGGTCCAGCAAAGGGTCTCGGAGGGAAAGGACGTCGACCTCATATCGATGGGACGGGGAGAGGGACCGGGCTGTTACTGCTTCGTGAACAACCTGCTTCGCAGGTCGCTTGCGCGCCTTGCGGGCGGATACGCCGCTGTGGTCGTGGACAACGAGGCGGGGATGGAACATCTCTCCCGGCGCAACCTCCGGAGCATCGACCACCTCGTCCTGGTCGCCGACCCTTCTCCGCGGGGATTGGCCGCTGCGTGCGCGGTCCTGGAATTGGCTTCCGATCTCTCCCTTCCCGTCGGGAAAGCCTGGCTGCTTCTCAACCGGCCGTATGCCGCAGGCGCATCCGGGAAACCATCGGCCTTTCCCGCGCCGCTGCTCGCCGAGATCCCGCATGATCCGTCGCTTCCCGGCTGGGAGGACGCAGGCCGTTCCTTCCTCGACCTCCCGGACTCCTCGCCCGCCGCAGCCGCCGTAGCCGGCGCGATCCGCGGTCTGCTCGCCGGCAGGACGAATTGA
- a CDS encoding methionine synthase: protein MSGGLSPFLPTGVGSLPHADPETAVRLVLSAFRDVPCWPQLPRRTFLESMYIQYAAGLPGAVIDGDKLFVEVGEKVLAEAESFYERFLGEDASSFAIPAERAAGLHALLASGAGRYSAVKGQVTGPLSFGLMVTDRDKKPLFYDPVGRDILVKHLLRVAQWQVSALSRLSSEVIMVLDEPYLASVGSSLLSLGREEVVGCLNEIFDGLPGTRCGIHCCANTDWGLVLSSRTQYLSFDAYGFADSLLLYPKEVKAFLDRGGKLAFGIVPTSPEGIRSETPVTLADRMDAIFGNFEARGIGRGDVVRAAVITPACGLGTLPEEDAERAVMLTCELSRLLRRRFAGITE, encoded by the coding sequence GTGAGCGGCGGCCTTTCGCCTTTTCTTCCCACGGGCGTCGGCAGCCTGCCGCACGCCGACCCGGAAACCGCCGTGCGGCTGGTCCTTTCGGCATTCCGCGACGTCCCCTGCTGGCCGCAGCTTCCCCGCCGGACATTCCTCGAATCCATGTACATCCAATATGCGGCCGGCCTGCCCGGGGCGGTCATCGACGGGGACAAGCTTTTCGTGGAGGTCGGGGAGAAGGTCCTTGCCGAAGCCGAGTCCTTTTACGAGCGGTTCCTCGGCGAAGACGCCTCATCCTTCGCAATCCCGGCGGAACGGGCGGCAGGTCTCCATGCGCTCCTTGCATCCGGAGCAGGACGGTATTCCGCCGTCAAAGGACAGGTAACGGGCCCCCTCTCCTTCGGTTTGATGGTCACGGACCGGGACAAGAAGCCCCTTTTCTACGATCCCGTCGGCCGCGATATCCTCGTGAAGCATCTTCTGCGCGTCGCCCAGTGGCAGGTTTCTGCGCTCTCGCGCCTCTCTTCCGAAGTCATCATGGTGCTCGACGAACCGTATCTCGCCTCGGTGGGATCTTCCCTCCTTTCCCTCGGGAGGGAAGAAGTGGTCGGATGCCTGAACGAGATCTTCGACGGCCTGCCCGGAACGCGGTGCGGGATACACTGTTGCGCGAACACCGACTGGGGGCTCGTCCTCTCGTCCCGGACGCAATACCTGTCTTTCGATGCGTACGGGTTCGCGGACTCGCTGCTGCTGTACCCGAAAGAGGTGAAGGCATTCCTCGACCGTGGGGGTAAGCTCGCCTTCGGGATCGTCCCCACTTCCCCGGAAGGGATACGCTCGGAAACTCCCGTCACGCTGGCGGACAGGATGGATGCGATTTTCGGCAATTTCGAGGCGCGGGGGATCGGCCGCGGTGATGTCGTCCGCGCAGCGGTCATCACTCCCGCCTGCGGGCTGGGCACTCTGCCGGAAGAGGATGCCGAAAGGGCGGTCATGCTGACCTGCGAACTATCCCGCCTGCTTCGGCGGCGTTTCGCGGGAATAACGGAATGA